The following proteins are encoded in a genomic region of Populus trichocarpa isolate Nisqually-1 chromosome 13, P.trichocarpa_v4.1, whole genome shotgun sequence:
- the LOC18104581 gene encoding senescence-specific cysteine protease SAG39, producing the protein MVSICKRQCFFAFILILGMWAFEVASRELQESYMSARHEQWMATYGKVYVDAAEKERRFKIFKNNVEYIESFNTAGNKPYKLSVNKFADQTNEKFKGARNGYRRPFQTRPMKVTSFKYENVTAVPATMDWRKKGAVTPIKDQGQCGSCWAFSTVAATEGINQLTTGKLVSLSEQELVDCDNQGEDQGCEGGLMEDGFEFIIKNHGITTEANYPYQAADGTCNSKKQASHIAKITGYESVPANSEAELLKVVANQPISVSIDAGGSDFQFYSSGVFTGKCGTELDHGVTAVGYGETSDGTKYWLVKNSWGTSWGEEGYIRMQRDIDTEEGLCGIAMDSSYPTA; encoded by the exons aTGGTTTCGATATGCAAAAGGCAATGTTTCTTTGCATTCATTCTCATTTTGGGAATGTGGGCTTTTGAAGTAGCTTCTCGGGAGCTCCAAGAATCATACATGTCTGCCAGGCATGAGCAATGGATGGCTACATATGGAAAGGTCTATGTAGATGCTGCAGAGAAAGAAAGACGGTTCAAGATATTCAAGAACAACGTTGAATACATAGAATCATTCAATACTGCTGGAAACAAACCATATAAGCTAAGTGTTAATAAATTTGCAGACCAAACCAATGAAAAGTTCAAGGGTGCTCGTAATGGTTATCGGAGGCCATTTCAGACAAGGCCAATGAAAGTTACATCATTTAAGTATGAAAATGTTACTGCTGTTCCTGCTACCATGGACTGGAGAAAGAAAGGTGCTGTTACTCCTATCAAGGATCAAGGCCAGTGTG GCAGTTGCTGGGCCTTTTCTACTGTGGCAGCTACTGAGGGGATCAATCAACTAACCACAGGTAAATTGGTCTCCCTATCCGAGCAAGAGCTTGTAGATTGTGACAACCAAGGTGAGGATCAGGGCTGTGAGGGTGGTCTCATGGAAGATGGTTTTGAATTCATAATCAAGAACCATGGCATCACAACTGAAGCTAACTACCCCTACCAGGCAGCTGATGGGACTTGCAACTCAAAAAAGCAGGCATCTCATATAGCCAAAATAACTGGCTATGAAAGTGTTCCTGCTAACAGTGAGGCAGAATTGTTAAAGGTTGTGGCCAATCAGCCAATTTCTGTTTCCATTGATGCAGGAGGGTCTGACTTTCAATTCTATTCAAGTGGTGTTTTCACAGGAAAGTGTGGAACAGAATTGGACCACGGTGTTACAGCAGTTGGTTATGGTGAAACCAGTGATGGTACCAAATATTGGCTTGTCAAGAATTCATGGGGCACTAGCTGGGGTGAGGAAGGATACATAAGGATGCAGAGAGACATAGATACCGAAGAAGGTCTCTGTGGCATAGCAATGGACTCTTCTTATCCAACTGCCTAA
- the LOC18104578 gene encoding protein THALLO isoform X3: MAKKGRSQKKDGSSRSSKRKTRGEYVDPQDMDDDIDSFHKQRDIIPFDVDGDVGELSDDGEEPIFDDEAINNDEDEDNDDSQDTGLAAKIIKQQKFLRAKFGDFDDELQDEEEDEEGAQNILWSGNRSHDYHGGDNRDIELDSSDEALKEEEDEVLKLQRERAKNLSVEDFGLKDDEDESDKELTLGEISNQGKTAKKARLSKEAIDDLGTTFELNKDLNELSRKEQMEIISSSAPELVGLLSELNSTLEELENKVNPLLKKVKVGGIVLESGLRYLEVKQLLLLSYCQTITFYLLLKSEGQPVLDHPVIARLVEIRGLLDKMKQLDENLPSELDEFLKKNPGMQTIESLDREGDGPALASQSVTRDHGLSLLSADTQEPAELCDAIELLKTESLTGSNSKEGKHKRKNDEVGVQSMEMLKVRAALEEKLKQKGAFSSFSSKPDKAQKHRRPVNERLESHEDYDDDAVDDEKGNHRLSNEHTSMLGSKKLSKLVVSKQNKPKVVSGDDDLPMRDDIGERRRKHELRVLADAGVKTEDDAGLGTEDDAGIMSEDELAIESDKNDDMDEDAESSEDDLYEQVKQKRAAKLAAKAEIYTRTSAPPSMPETVDGKRHITYQIEKNRGLTRPKNPRKKYRVRSLF, from the exons ATGGCAAAGAAAGGAAGGAGTCAAAAGAAAGACGGTAGCAGCAGAAGCAGTAAGAGAAAAACCCGTGGTGAATATGTTGACCCACAAGACATGGATGATGATATTGATTCCT TTCACAAACAGAGGGATATTATTCCGTTTGATGTAGATGGTGATGTTGGGGAATTAAGTGACGACGGGGAAGAACCTATTTTTGATGATGAG GCTATTAACAATGATGAGGATGAAGACAATGACGACTCCCAAGATACTGGATTGGCTGCAAAAA TTATAAAGCAGCAAAAGTTCTTAAGAGCAAAGTTTGGAGATTTTGATGATGAATTgcaagatgaagaagaagatgaggaaggagcacaaaatattttatggagTGGGAACAGGAGCCATGATTATCATGGTGGTGATAATCGTGATATCGAG TTAGATTCAAGTGATGAGGCCCTAAAGGAAGAGGAGGATGAGGTATTGAAATTACAGAGAGAAAGAGCAAAAAATTTATCAGTGGAAGACTTTGGCcttaaagatgatgaagatgaaagtGACAAGGAGCTAACACTAGGG GAAATCTCAAATCAAGGAAAAACCGCAAAGAAAGCTCGTTTGAGCAAAGAGGCCATTGATGACTTGGGTACAACTTTTGAGCTAAACAAAGATTTGAATGAGCTGTCAAGGAAGGAGCAAATGGAAATTATCTCTAG TTCTGCTCCAGAATTGGTTGGTTTGCTGTCTGAGCTCAATAGCACACTTGAAGAGCTTGAAAACAAAGTTAATCCACTTTTAAAGAAG GTTAAAGTGGGAGGAATCGTGCTGGAAAGTGGATTGCGCTATCTGGAGGTGAAGCAGCTTCTATTGCTGTCATATTGCCAAACTATTACATTCTATCTTCTTCTGAAGTCTGAAGGGCAGCCAGTTCTTGATCACCCTGTTATAGCTCGTCTTGTAGAGATCAGGGGCTTATTGGACAAG ATGAAGCAACTCGACGAGAATCTACCATCAGAACTCGATGAGTTTCTGAAGAAAAACCCAGGGATGCAGACAATTGAAAGCTTAGATAGAGAAGGTGATGGACCTGCTTTGGCATCTCAGTCTGTCACGAGGGACCATGGATTGTCTCTTCTCTCAGCTGATACACAAGAACCAGCAGAG CTTTGTGATGCAATTGAGCTGCTGAAAACAGAGTCTTTAACAGGTAGCAATAGCAAAGAAGGGAAACACAAGCGTAAG AATGATGAAGTTGGTGTACAAAGTATGGAAATGTTGAAAGTAAGAGCTGCCCTGGAGGAAAAATTGAAGCAGAAGGGAGCCTTTAGTTCCTTTTCTTCAAAGCCTGATAAAGCTCAGAAGCATCGAAGACCAGTCAATGA ACGGCTTGAAAGCCATGAAGACTATGATGACGATGCCGTAGATGATGAGAAGGGCAATCATAGATTGAGTAATGAGCATACAAGCATGTTGGGATCAAAGAAACTTTCCAAACTTGTTGTTTCCAAACAGAATAAGCCAAAG GTTGTTTCTGGTGATGATGATTTGCCTATGAGAGATGATATTggagagaggaggaggaagcaCGAGCTTAGAGTGTTGGCAGATGCTGGAGTTAAGACCGAGGATGATGCTGGACTTGGGACCGAGGATGATGCTGGAATTATGTCTGAGGATGAACTTGCAATTGAGTCTGACAAAAATGATGATATGGATGAAGATGCTGAATCCTCAGAAGATGATTTGTACGAACAAGTGAAGCAAAAACGAGCAGCCAAACTCGCTGCCAAAGCTGAGATTTACACAAG GACCTCAGCACCCCCATCCATGCCTGAAACTGTTGATGGAAAACGTCATATCACTTATCAG ATTGAGAAGAACAGAGGGCTAACACGTCCAAAAAATCCAAGGAAGAAATACAGGGTACGCtcattgttttag
- the LOC18104578 gene encoding protein THALLO isoform X4, whose product MAKKGRSQKKDGSSRSSKRKTRGEYVDPQDMDDDIDSFHKQRDIIPFDVDGDVGELSDDGEEPIFDDEAINNDEDEDNDDSQDTGLAAKIIKQQKFLRAKFGDFDDELQDEEEDEEGAQNILWSGNRSHDYHGGDNRDIELDSSDEALKEEEDEVLKLQRERAKNLSVEDFGLKDDEDESDKELTLGEISNQGKTAKKARLSKEAIDDLGTTFELNKDLNELSRKEQMEIISSSAPELVGLLSELNSTLEELENKVNPLLKKVKVGGIVLESGLRYLEVKQLLLLSYCQTITFYLLLKSEGQPVLDHPVIARLVEIRGLLDKMKQLDENLPSELDEFLKKNPGMQTIESLDREGDGPALASQSVTRDHGLSLLSADTQEPAELCDAIELLKTESLTGSNSKEGKHKRKNDEVGVQSMEMLKVRAALEEKLKQKGAFSSFSSKPDKAQKHRRPVNERLESHEDYDDDAVDDEKGNHRLSNEHTSMLGSKKLSKLVVSKQNKPKVVSGDDDLPMRDDIGERRRKHELRVLADAGVKTEDDAGLGTEDDAGIMSEDELAIESDKNDDMDEDAESSEDDLYEQVKQKRAAKLAAKAEIYTRTSSPPSLPETVDGKRHITYQIEKNRGLTRPKNPRKKYRVRSLF is encoded by the exons ATGGCAAAGAAAGGAAGGAGTCAAAAGAAAGACGGTAGCAGCAGAAGCAGTAAGAGAAAAACCCGTGGTGAATATGTTGACCCACAAGACATGGATGATGATATTGATTCCT TTCACAAACAGAGGGATATTATTCCGTTTGATGTAGATGGTGATGTTGGGGAATTAAGTGACGACGGGGAAGAACCTATTTTTGATGATGAG GCTATTAACAATGATGAGGATGAAGACAATGACGACTCCCAAGATACTGGATTGGCTGCAAAAA TTATAAAGCAGCAAAAGTTCTTAAGAGCAAAGTTTGGAGATTTTGATGATGAATTgcaagatgaagaagaagatgaggaaggagcacaaaatattttatggagTGGGAACAGGAGCCATGATTATCATGGTGGTGATAATCGTGATATCGAG TTAGATTCAAGTGATGAGGCCCTAAAGGAAGAGGAGGATGAGGTATTGAAATTACAGAGAGAAAGAGCAAAAAATTTATCAGTGGAAGACTTTGGCcttaaagatgatgaagatgaaagtGACAAGGAGCTAACACTAGGG GAAATCTCAAATCAAGGAAAAACCGCAAAGAAAGCTCGTTTGAGCAAAGAGGCCATTGATGACTTGGGTACAACTTTTGAGCTAAACAAAGATTTGAATGAGCTGTCAAGGAAGGAGCAAATGGAAATTATCTCTAG TTCTGCTCCAGAATTGGTTGGTTTGCTGTCTGAGCTCAATAGCACACTTGAAGAGCTTGAAAACAAAGTTAATCCACTTTTAAAGAAG GTTAAAGTGGGAGGAATCGTGCTGGAAAGTGGATTGCGCTATCTGGAGGTGAAGCAGCTTCTATTGCTGTCATATTGCCAAACTATTACATTCTATCTTCTTCTGAAGTCTGAAGGGCAGCCAGTTCTTGATCACCCTGTTATAGCTCGTCTTGTAGAGATCAGGGGCTTATTGGACAAG ATGAAGCAACTCGACGAGAATCTACCATCAGAACTCGATGAGTTTCTGAAGAAAAACCCAGGGATGCAGACAATTGAAAGCTTAGATAGAGAAGGTGATGGACCTGCTTTGGCATCTCAGTCTGTCACGAGGGACCATGGATTGTCTCTTCTCTCAGCTGATACACAAGAACCAGCAGAG CTTTGTGATGCAATTGAGCTGCTGAAAACAGAGTCTTTAACAGGTAGCAATAGCAAAGAAGGGAAACACAAGCGTAAG AATGATGAAGTTGGTGTACAAAGTATGGAAATGTTGAAAGTAAGAGCTGCCCTGGAGGAAAAATTGAAGCAGAAGGGAGCCTTTAGTTCCTTTTCTTCAAAGCCTGATAAAGCTCAGAAGCATCGAAGACCAGTCAATGA ACGGCTTGAAAGCCATGAAGACTATGATGACGATGCCGTAGATGATGAGAAGGGCAATCATAGATTGAGTAATGAGCATACAAGCATGTTGGGATCAAAGAAACTTTCCAAACTTGTTGTTTCCAAACAGAATAAGCCAAAG GTTGTTTCTGGTGATGATGATTTGCCTATGAGAGATGATATTggagagaggaggaggaagcaCGAGCTTAGAGTGTTGGCAGATGCTGGAGTTAAGACCGAGGATGATGCTGGACTTGGGACCGAGGATGATGCTGGAATTATGTCTGAGGATGAACTTGCAATTGAGTCTGACAAAAATGATGATATGGATGAAGATGCTGAATCCTCAGAAGATGATTTGTACGAACAAGTGAAGCAAAAACGAGCAGCCAAACTCGCTGCCAAAGCTGAGATTTACACAAG GACCTCATCACCCCCATCCTTGCCTGAAACTGTTGATGGAAAACGTCATATCACTTATCAG ATTGAGAAGAACAGAGGGCTAACACGTCCAAAAAATCCAAGGAAGAAATACAGGGTACGCtcattgttttag
- the LOC18104578 gene encoding protein THALLO isoform X2, with protein sequence MAKKGRSQKKDGSSRSSKRKTRGEYVDPQDMDDDIDSFHKQRDIIPFDVDGDVGELSDDGEEPIFDDEAINNDEDEDNDDSQDTGLAAKIIKQQKFLRAKFGDFDDELQDEEEDEEGAQNILWSGNRSHDYHGGDNRDIELDSSDEALKEEEDEVLKLQRERAKNLSVEDFGLKDDEDESDKELTLGEISNQGKTAKKARLSKEAIDDLGTTFELNKDLNELSRKEQMEIISSSAPELVGLLSELNSTLEELENKVNPLLKKVKVGGIVLESGLRYLEVKQLLLLSYCQTITFYLLLKSEGQPVLDHPVIARLVEIRGLLDKMKQLDENLPSELDEFLKKNPGMQTIESLDREGDGPALASQSVTRDHGLSLLSADTQEPAELCDAIELLKTESLTGSNSKEGKHKRKNDEVGVQSMEMLKVRAALEEKLKQKGAFSSFSSKPDKAQKHRRPVNERLESHEDYDDDAVDDEKGNHRLSNEHTSMLGSKKLSKLVVSKQNKPKVVSGDDDLPMRDDIGERRRKHELRVLADAGVKTEDDAGLGTEDDAGIMSEDELAIESDKNDDMDEDAESSEDDLYEQVKQKRAAKLAAKAEIYTRTSAPPSMPETVDGKRHITYQIEKNRGLTRPRNKLTKNPRKKYRTKHDKAQKRRLGQGPSGPYGGESSGINARISRSIRL encoded by the exons ATGGCAAAGAAAGGAAGGAGTCAAAAGAAAGACGGTAGCAGCAGAAGCAGTAAGAGAAAAACCCGTGGTGAATATGTTGACCCACAAGACATGGATGATGATATTGATTCCT TTCACAAACAGAGGGATATTATTCCGTTTGATGTAGATGGTGATGTTGGGGAATTAAGTGACGACGGGGAAGAACCTATTTTTGATGATGAG GCTATTAACAATGATGAGGATGAAGACAATGACGACTCCCAAGATACTGGATTGGCTGCAAAAA TTATAAAGCAGCAAAAGTTCTTAAGAGCAAAGTTTGGAGATTTTGATGATGAATTgcaagatgaagaagaagatgaggaaggagcacaaaatattttatggagTGGGAACAGGAGCCATGATTATCATGGTGGTGATAATCGTGATATCGAG TTAGATTCAAGTGATGAGGCCCTAAAGGAAGAGGAGGATGAGGTATTGAAATTACAGAGAGAAAGAGCAAAAAATTTATCAGTGGAAGACTTTGGCcttaaagatgatgaagatgaaagtGACAAGGAGCTAACACTAGGG GAAATCTCAAATCAAGGAAAAACCGCAAAGAAAGCTCGTTTGAGCAAAGAGGCCATTGATGACTTGGGTACAACTTTTGAGCTAAACAAAGATTTGAATGAGCTGTCAAGGAAGGAGCAAATGGAAATTATCTCTAG TTCTGCTCCAGAATTGGTTGGTTTGCTGTCTGAGCTCAATAGCACACTTGAAGAGCTTGAAAACAAAGTTAATCCACTTTTAAAGAAG GTTAAAGTGGGAGGAATCGTGCTGGAAAGTGGATTGCGCTATCTGGAGGTGAAGCAGCTTCTATTGCTGTCATATTGCCAAACTATTACATTCTATCTTCTTCTGAAGTCTGAAGGGCAGCCAGTTCTTGATCACCCTGTTATAGCTCGTCTTGTAGAGATCAGGGGCTTATTGGACAAG ATGAAGCAACTCGACGAGAATCTACCATCAGAACTCGATGAGTTTCTGAAGAAAAACCCAGGGATGCAGACAATTGAAAGCTTAGATAGAGAAGGTGATGGACCTGCTTTGGCATCTCAGTCTGTCACGAGGGACCATGGATTGTCTCTTCTCTCAGCTGATACACAAGAACCAGCAGAG CTTTGTGATGCAATTGAGCTGCTGAAAACAGAGTCTTTAACAGGTAGCAATAGCAAAGAAGGGAAACACAAGCGTAAG AATGATGAAGTTGGTGTACAAAGTATGGAAATGTTGAAAGTAAGAGCTGCCCTGGAGGAAAAATTGAAGCAGAAGGGAGCCTTTAGTTCCTTTTCTTCAAAGCCTGATAAAGCTCAGAAGCATCGAAGACCAGTCAATGA ACGGCTTGAAAGCCATGAAGACTATGATGACGATGCCGTAGATGATGAGAAGGGCAATCATAGATTGAGTAATGAGCATACAAGCATGTTGGGATCAAAGAAACTTTCCAAACTTGTTGTTTCCAAACAGAATAAGCCAAAG GTTGTTTCTGGTGATGATGATTTGCCTATGAGAGATGATATTggagagaggaggaggaagcaCGAGCTTAGAGTGTTGGCAGATGCTGGAGTTAAGACCGAGGATGATGCTGGACTTGGGACCGAGGATGATGCTGGAATTATGTCTGAGGATGAACTTGCAATTGAGTCTGACAAAAATGATGATATGGATGAAGATGCTGAATCCTCAGAAGATGATTTGTACGAACAAGTGAAGCAAAAACGAGCAGCCAAACTCGCTGCCAAAGCTGAGATTTACACAAG GACCTCAGCACCCCCATCCATGCCTGAAACTGTTGATGGAAAACGTCATATCACTTATCAG ATTGAGAAGAACAGAGGGCTAACACGTCCGCGCAACAAGTTGACAAAAAATCCAAGGAAGAAATACAGG ACAAAGCATGATAAAGCACAGAAGCGCCGACTAGGGCAAGGACCTTCTGGTCCTTATGGTGGTGAAAGCTCTGGAATCAACGCAAGAATTAGTCGAAGCATCAGACTCTGA
- the LOC18104578 gene encoding protein THALLO isoform X1, producing the protein MAKKGRSQKKDGSSRSSKRKTRGEYVDPQDMDDDIDSFHKQRDIIPFDVDGDVGELSDDGEEPIFDDEAINNDEDEDNDDSQDTGLAAKIIKQQKFLRAKFGDFDDELQDEEEDEEGAQNILWSGNRSHDYHGGDNRDIELDSSDEALKEEEDEVLKLQRERAKNLSVEDFGLKDDEDESDKELTLGEISNQGKTAKKARLSKEAIDDLGTTFELNKDLNELSRKEQMEIISSSAPELVGLLSELNSTLEELENKVNPLLKKVKVGGIVLESGLRYLEVKQLLLLSYCQTITFYLLLKSEGQPVLDHPVIARLVEIRGLLDKMKQLDENLPSELDEFLKKNPGMQTIESLDREGDGPALASQSVTRDHGLSLLSADTQEPAELCDAIELLKTESLTGSNSKEGKHKRKNDEVGVQSMEMLKVRAALEEKLKQKGAFSSFSSKPDKAQKHRRPVNERLESHEDYDDDAVDDEKGNHRLSNEHTSMLGSKKLSKLVVSKQNKPKVVSGDDDLPMRDDIGERRRKHELRVLADAGVKTEDDAGLGTEDDAGIMSEDELAIESDKNDDMDEDAESSEDDLYEQVKQKRAAKLAAKAEIYTRTSAPPSMPETVDGKRHITYQIEKNRGLTRPRNKLTKNPRKKYRTKHDKAQKRRLGQVRQIKKPSGPYGGESSGINARISRSIRL; encoded by the exons ATGGCAAAGAAAGGAAGGAGTCAAAAGAAAGACGGTAGCAGCAGAAGCAGTAAGAGAAAAACCCGTGGTGAATATGTTGACCCACAAGACATGGATGATGATATTGATTCCT TTCACAAACAGAGGGATATTATTCCGTTTGATGTAGATGGTGATGTTGGGGAATTAAGTGACGACGGGGAAGAACCTATTTTTGATGATGAG GCTATTAACAATGATGAGGATGAAGACAATGACGACTCCCAAGATACTGGATTGGCTGCAAAAA TTATAAAGCAGCAAAAGTTCTTAAGAGCAAAGTTTGGAGATTTTGATGATGAATTgcaagatgaagaagaagatgaggaaggagcacaaaatattttatggagTGGGAACAGGAGCCATGATTATCATGGTGGTGATAATCGTGATATCGAG TTAGATTCAAGTGATGAGGCCCTAAAGGAAGAGGAGGATGAGGTATTGAAATTACAGAGAGAAAGAGCAAAAAATTTATCAGTGGAAGACTTTGGCcttaaagatgatgaagatgaaagtGACAAGGAGCTAACACTAGGG GAAATCTCAAATCAAGGAAAAACCGCAAAGAAAGCTCGTTTGAGCAAAGAGGCCATTGATGACTTGGGTACAACTTTTGAGCTAAACAAAGATTTGAATGAGCTGTCAAGGAAGGAGCAAATGGAAATTATCTCTAG TTCTGCTCCAGAATTGGTTGGTTTGCTGTCTGAGCTCAATAGCACACTTGAAGAGCTTGAAAACAAAGTTAATCCACTTTTAAAGAAG GTTAAAGTGGGAGGAATCGTGCTGGAAAGTGGATTGCGCTATCTGGAGGTGAAGCAGCTTCTATTGCTGTCATATTGCCAAACTATTACATTCTATCTTCTTCTGAAGTCTGAAGGGCAGCCAGTTCTTGATCACCCTGTTATAGCTCGTCTTGTAGAGATCAGGGGCTTATTGGACAAG ATGAAGCAACTCGACGAGAATCTACCATCAGAACTCGATGAGTTTCTGAAGAAAAACCCAGGGATGCAGACAATTGAAAGCTTAGATAGAGAAGGTGATGGACCTGCTTTGGCATCTCAGTCTGTCACGAGGGACCATGGATTGTCTCTTCTCTCAGCTGATACACAAGAACCAGCAGAG CTTTGTGATGCAATTGAGCTGCTGAAAACAGAGTCTTTAACAGGTAGCAATAGCAAAGAAGGGAAACACAAGCGTAAG AATGATGAAGTTGGTGTACAAAGTATGGAAATGTTGAAAGTAAGAGCTGCCCTGGAGGAAAAATTGAAGCAGAAGGGAGCCTTTAGTTCCTTTTCTTCAAAGCCTGATAAAGCTCAGAAGCATCGAAGACCAGTCAATGA ACGGCTTGAAAGCCATGAAGACTATGATGACGATGCCGTAGATGATGAGAAGGGCAATCATAGATTGAGTAATGAGCATACAAGCATGTTGGGATCAAAGAAACTTTCCAAACTTGTTGTTTCCAAACAGAATAAGCCAAAG GTTGTTTCTGGTGATGATGATTTGCCTATGAGAGATGATATTggagagaggaggaggaagcaCGAGCTTAGAGTGTTGGCAGATGCTGGAGTTAAGACCGAGGATGATGCTGGACTTGGGACCGAGGATGATGCTGGAATTATGTCTGAGGATGAACTTGCAATTGAGTCTGACAAAAATGATGATATGGATGAAGATGCTGAATCCTCAGAAGATGATTTGTACGAACAAGTGAAGCAAAAACGAGCAGCCAAACTCGCTGCCAAAGCTGAGATTTACACAAG GACCTCAGCACCCCCATCCATGCCTGAAACTGTTGATGGAAAACGTCATATCACTTATCAG ATTGAGAAGAACAGAGGGCTAACACGTCCGCGCAACAAGTTGACAAAAAATCCAAGGAAGAAATACAGG ACAAAGCATGATAAAGCACAGAAGCGGCGACTAGGGCAAGTGCGCCAGATCAAGAAACCTTCTGGTCCTTATGGTGGTGAAAGCTCTGGAATCAACGCAAGAATTAGTCGAAGCATCAGACTCTGA